In a genomic window of Nostoc sp. UHCC 0870:
- a CDS encoding ArsI/CadI family heavy metal resistance metalloenzyme, which produces MAVLKTHVALNVTNIEKSVTFYRAMFGLEPVKYKPDYAKFDIPKPALNLTLNLTNSVQTGGALSHLGVQVESTDEVKSAIQRFTDAGLALFTEDNTDCCYAVQDKVWVTDPDGNRWEVFVVKVEDTTPDKNLVTTAAVGEVQIVNKPCCA; this is translated from the coding sequence ATGGCAGTTCTGAAAACTCATGTCGCTTTGAATGTGACTAATATTGAGAAGTCCGTAACCTTTTATCGGGCTATGTTTGGTTTAGAGCCTGTAAAATATAAACCTGACTACGCCAAATTTGACATTCCCAAACCAGCTTTAAACCTGACGCTGAATTTAACTAACAGTGTGCAGACTGGTGGTGCGTTGTCTCATTTAGGTGTACAAGTTGAAAGTACCGACGAGGTGAAATCAGCTATCCAACGTTTTACAGATGCAGGATTAGCACTCTTTACAGAGGACAATACTGATTGTTGCTATGCTGTACAAGATAAAGTTTGGGTGACAGACCCCGATGGCAACCGTTGGGAGGTTTTTGTGGTGAAGGTAGAGGACACGACACCAGATAAAAATTTAGTAACTACTGCTGCTGTAGGTGAAGTTCAGATTGTGAATAAGCCGTGTTGTGCATAA
- the arsB gene encoding ACR3 family arsenite efflux transporter, with protein sequence MSLNRKTKSNLSFFEKYLTLWVFLCIFTGITLGRLFPEIAVKLDAISVYQVSIPIAVCLFFMMYPIMVKIDFSQAINAIRTPKPVILTLVVNWLIKPFTMVAFAQFFLGWLFRPLITGTELIRGSEVAIANSYIAGTILLGIAPCTAMVLMWGYLSYGNQGHTLVMVAVNSLAMLFLYAPLGRWLLAANDLTVPWQTIVLSVLIYVGLPLIAGIYSRYWIFKYKGREWFEGQFLKYLSPISIIALLITLVLLFAFKGELIVNNPLHILLIAVPLFIQTNFIFLISYVAALKLNLSYEDAAPAALIGASNHFEVAIATSVMLFGLNSGAALATVVGVLIEVPVMLMLVEFCKRTAPWFPREPEKASLPDPRCINSFQ encoded by the coding sequence ATGAGTTTAAATCGTAAAACTAAGAGTAATCTCAGTTTTTTTGAAAAATACCTCACTCTGTGGGTATTTTTGTGCATCTTTACTGGAATCACTCTAGGGAGGTTATTTCCAGAGATAGCGGTAAAACTTGACGCTATTAGTGTGTATCAAGTGTCAATTCCCATTGCGGTATGCCTGTTTTTCATGATGTACCCCATCATGGTGAAGATTGACTTTAGCCAAGCTATCAATGCTATCCGCACCCCAAAGCCTGTAATTCTTACCTTAGTGGTGAACTGGTTGATTAAACCATTCACAATGGTAGCTTTTGCCCAATTCTTTTTAGGCTGGCTATTTCGTCCGTTAATTACTGGGACAGAATTAATTCGTGGTAGTGAAGTTGCGATCGCTAATTCTTACATAGCTGGCACAATTTTACTAGGAATTGCACCTTGTACAGCAATGGTTTTGATGTGGGGTTATCTGTCCTATGGTAATCAAGGACACACCTTAGTTATGGTAGCAGTTAACTCTCTAGCTATGCTATTTTTGTACGCACCTTTAGGCAGGTGGTTATTAGCAGCAAATGACTTAACAGTGCCGTGGCAAACAATAGTTTTATCAGTGCTGATTTATGTAGGATTGCCGTTAATTGCCGGGATTTACAGCCGTTACTGGATATTCAAATATAAAGGCAGAGAATGGTTTGAAGGGCAATTTTTAAAATATCTCAGTCCTATTTCCATTATCGCTTTGCTCATTACTTTAGTCTTACTATTTGCCTTTAAGGGCGAATTAATCGTCAACAATCCCCTGCACATTTTACTAATTGCTGTGCCACTGTTTATTCAAACTAATTTCATTTTCTTAATTAGTTATGTAGCAGCATTAAAGCTCAATCTTTCTTATGAAGACGCTGCACCCGCCGCCTTAATTGGGGCTAGCAACCACTTTGAAGTTGCCATTGCTACATCTGTGATGCTGTTTGGCTTAAATTCTGGTGCTGCACTAGCCACGGTGGTAGGCGTTTTAATCGAAGTCCCAGTTATGTTAATGCTGGTAGAATTTTGTAAACGCACAGCACCCTGGTTTCCAAGAGAGCCAGAAAAGGCAAGTTTGCCAGATCCACGGTGTATTAATTCATTCCAGTAA
- the arsJ gene encoding organoarsenical effux MFS transporter ArsJ, which translates to MTTTASKANFKNYILVTLAYWGFTITDGALRMLVLLYFNKLGYTPLQIASLFLFYEVFGIITNFLGGWIGSQLGLKVTLYTGIGLQIFSLVMLAYLNPSWAQWLAVAYVMVAQAFSGIAKDLTKMSSKSAIRLVVPQDAHSALFKWVAVLTGSKNALKGVGFFVGSALLAGVGFVNSLLVMAAGLFLLMFTGLMLPKGMGKIKKKVKFSQLFSKSPEINILSAARFFLFGSRDVWFVVALPVFLREVLGWSFYQVGGFLAVWVIGYGIIQSSAPTLMRRFGSGRPPQSKTIQFWTFTLTAVPAAIAIALQLGIPANIAIVGGLLVFGVVFAFNSAVHSYLVLAFTDDDKVALNVGFYYMANSGGRLAGTVLSGLVYQWLGLVGCLWTSTFLVLGAAVVSLKLPNPKPSKAIAWKAGDGD; encoded by the coding sequence ATGACTACTACAGCTTCTAAAGCCAATTTCAAAAACTATATTCTGGTAACACTTGCATATTGGGGTTTCACCATTACAGATGGTGCATTAAGAATGTTGGTGTTACTCTACTTCAATAAACTCGGCTATACCCCATTACAAATCGCTTCTTTGTTCCTGTTTTACGAAGTATTTGGTATTATTACCAACTTTTTAGGCGGTTGGATTGGCTCGCAATTAGGATTAAAAGTTACTCTTTATACTGGCATCGGGTTACAGATTTTCTCTTTGGTGATGCTGGCATATCTGAATCCGAGTTGGGCGCAGTGGTTGGCTGTTGCATATGTGATGGTAGCTCAGGCATTTTCTGGAATTGCCAAAGACCTAACCAAGATGAGTTCTAAAAGTGCTATTCGCTTGGTAGTTCCTCAAGATGCCCATTCTGCTTTATTTAAATGGGTGGCGGTGCTGACTGGTTCTAAAAATGCCCTTAAGGGAGTTGGTTTCTTTGTTGGTAGTGCCTTGTTAGCTGGGGTTGGTTTTGTCAATTCCTTGTTAGTCATGGCGGCTGGTTTATTCCTGCTGATGTTTACTGGCTTGATGCTGCCTAAAGGGATGGGCAAAATCAAGAAGAAAGTCAAGTTTAGTCAACTGTTTTCTAAGAGTCCAGAGATTAATATTCTTTCAGCCGCCCGATTCTTTTTATTTGGTTCGCGGGATGTCTGGTTTGTGGTGGCTTTACCAGTGTTCTTGCGTGAGGTTTTAGGTTGGTCTTTTTATCAAGTGGGTGGATTTTTGGCTGTGTGGGTGATTGGCTATGGCATTATTCAGTCATCAGCACCAACATTAATGCGGCGATTTGGTTCTGGTCGTCCACCTCAATCTAAAACTATCCAGTTCTGGACATTTACTCTCACAGCCGTGCCAGCTGCGATCGCCATAGCTCTACAATTAGGTATCCCTGCTAATATCGCCATCGTGGGGGGACTGCTGGTATTTGGTGTGGTGTTTGCCTTTAACTCTGCGGTTCACTCTTATCTGGTGTTGGCATTTACCGATGATGACAAAGTAGCGTTAAATGTTGGCTTCTACTATATGGCTAACTCCGGTGGTCGCTTGGCAGGTACTGTTTTATCAGGTTTGGTATATCAATGGTTGGGGCTAGTGGGTTGTCTGTGGACATCAACGTTTTTGGTACTAGGAGCAGCAGTAGTTTCACTGAAGTTACCAAATCCCAAACCCAGTAAAGCCATAGCCTGGAAAGCCGGTGACGGAGACTGA
- a CDS encoding ArsJ-associated glyceraldehyde-3-phosphate dehydrogenase translates to MRVRVGINGFGRMGRLALRAAWGWPELEFVHINEIKGGAVTAAHLLKFDSVHGRWTPEVEAQGERVLIDGTPLSFSEYAQPGDVPWEDLGVDLVLECSGKFRTPATLDPYFKRGVQKVIVAAPVKEEALNIVMGVNDHLYEPEKHHLLTAASCTTNCLAPIVKVIHEGLGIKHGIITTIHDNTNTQTIVDAPHKDLRRARATSLSLIPTTTGSATAIALIYPELKGKLNGIAVRVPLLNASLTDCVFEVVRPTTVEEINGLLKAASEQAPLKDILGYEERPLVSIDYKDDPRSSIIDALSTMVVDETQVKILAWYDNEWGYANRMVELARKVALSFS, encoded by the coding sequence ATGAGAGTTCGTGTTGGCATCAATGGATTTGGTCGGATGGGACGGCTAGCATTACGAGCTGCTTGGGGTTGGCCGGAACTAGAATTTGTGCATATTAACGAAATCAAAGGTGGAGCAGTAACAGCAGCTCACTTGCTCAAGTTTGATTCTGTACATGGACGTTGGACACCAGAAGTAGAAGCACAGGGTGAACGTGTTCTGATTGATGGTACACCCCTCAGCTTTAGTGAGTATGCTCAACCAGGGGATGTACCTTGGGAAGATTTAGGCGTTGATTTAGTGCTGGAATGTTCCGGCAAATTTCGCACTCCTGCAACCCTTGACCCCTATTTTAAGCGTGGGGTGCAGAAGGTAATTGTGGCTGCTCCTGTGAAGGAAGAAGCCTTAAATATTGTCATGGGGGTGAATGACCACCTCTATGAACCGGAAAAGCATCATCTATTAACTGCGGCTTCTTGTACAACCAACTGTTTAGCACCAATAGTCAAAGTCATTCACGAAGGTTTGGGTATTAAACATGGAATCATTACTACAATCCATGACAATACAAATACTCAAACCATTGTCGATGCACCTCATAAAGATTTGCGTCGGGCGCGTGCTACGAGTTTATCTTTAATTCCTACCACCACAGGATCAGCAACTGCGATCGCTTTAATTTATCCTGAACTCAAAGGTAAACTCAACGGTATTGCAGTCAGAGTCCCACTACTCAACGCTTCGCTAACAGACTGTGTGTTTGAAGTTGTACGACCAACCACAGTAGAAGAAATCAACGGACTTTTAAAAGCTGCTTCCGAACAAGCACCACTCAAAGACATCCTCGGCTATGAGGAGCGTCCTTTAGTATCTATTGACTACAAAGATGATCCTCGTTCTTCCATCATTGATGCCCTTTCCACAATGGTTGTTGACGAGACACAAGTAAAAATCCTGGCTTGGTATGACAACGAATGGGGTTATGCCAATCGCATGGTTGAACTCGCTCGTAAGGTTGCGTTGAGTTTTAGTTAG
- a CDS encoding ArsR/SmtB family transcription factor, with the protein MQIPTDTIPQLIVAGFHALSDPIRINVLELLRQRELCVCDLCEALDVSQSKLSFHLKTLKEAGLVNSRQQGRWIYYRLNLPQFAILEEYLAHYSKLGQIIPARPCDNIS; encoded by the coding sequence ATGCAAATCCCTACTGATACAATACCTCAGTTGATTGTTGCTGGCTTTCATGCCCTTTCTGATCCCATTAGAATTAATGTATTGGAATTACTGCGCCAGCGAGAATTATGTGTCTGTGACTTATGCGAAGCTTTAGACGTGAGTCAATCTAAATTATCTTTTCACCTCAAGACTCTCAAAGAAGCTGGCTTAGTAAACTCTCGTCAACAAGGCCGTTGGATTTATTACAGGTTAAATTTACCTCAATTTGCAATTTTAGAAGAATATTTGGCACATTACAGCAAATTAGGACAAATTATCCCTGCACGCCCCTGTGATAACATTTCCTGA
- a CDS encoding DDE transposase family protein — protein MNNLQTWYILKCNTGNCKIVPSEEVGDDGLNIIEQWGPFNSQEEAIAKRIGLIRSGKCQPH, from the coding sequence ATGAATAATTTACAAACTTGGTATATTCTCAAGTGCAATACTGGTAATTGCAAAATCGTCCCCAGCGAAGAAGTTGGGGACGATGGTCTAAATATTATCGAACAGTGGGGGCCGTTTAACTCACAAGAAGAAGCGATCGCCAAGAGAATCGGACTCATCAGGTCTGGCAAGTGCCAACCTCATTGA
- the ctpC gene encoding carboxyl-terminal processing protease CtpC: MVITKSRLVLGATAVTLSTIAVTSLGIHSRGQALFKASPKELVDEVWQIVQRQYVDNTFNQVDWLAVRKEYLNKSYSSQEEAYKSIREMLKKLEDPYTRFMTPEEFKNMQVDTSGELTGIGITISQDEKTKQLVVIAPIEDTPAFKIGILSKDVILKIDGKSTEGMDTNQAVSLIRGEPGTKVTLTIERNGQQKQFEIKRARIEIHPVRYSQKQTTIGKVGYIRLNQFSANAGKEMQQAIRDLEKQRVNGYILDLRGNPGGLLFSSVEIARMWLDKGTIVSTIDRQGEQEREVARGRALTNKPLVVIVDKGSASASEILSGALQDNQRAVLVGTQTFGKGLVQSVRPLEDGSGLAVTIAKYHTPSGKDINKHGIDPDVKVELTDAQRQDLWLRERDKLGTLADPQFAKALEVLGKKIAGKTTPTAEKTQNTQL, translated from the coding sequence ATGGTGATTACAAAAAGTAGACTTGTTTTGGGTGCTACGGCGGTAACACTCTCCACGATCGCAGTTACTAGCCTTGGCATTCACTCACGCGGTCAGGCTTTATTTAAAGCAAGTCCCAAGGAGTTGGTAGATGAGGTTTGGCAAATAGTCCAACGCCAATATGTAGACAACACGTTTAATCAGGTCGATTGGCTAGCTGTACGCAAGGAGTACCTCAACAAGTCCTACAGTAGTCAAGAGGAAGCTTATAAGTCCATCCGGGAAATGCTGAAAAAGCTAGAAGACCCCTATACCCGGTTTATGACCCCAGAAGAATTTAAAAATATGCAGGTGGATACCTCTGGGGAACTCACCGGTATTGGGATCACTATTAGTCAGGATGAAAAAACTAAGCAGCTGGTTGTAATTGCCCCAATTGAGGATACACCTGCTTTTAAAATAGGTATTCTTTCCAAGGATGTCATTCTCAAGATAGATGGCAAAAGTACCGAAGGGATGGATACCAATCAAGCCGTATCTCTGATTCGAGGTGAGCCAGGTACAAAAGTCACCTTAACGATTGAGCGTAACGGTCAACAAAAACAATTTGAAATCAAACGAGCGCGGATTGAAATCCATCCGGTGCGCTATTCTCAAAAACAAACAACTATTGGTAAAGTTGGTTACATTCGTTTGAATCAGTTCAGTGCCAATGCTGGTAAAGAAATGCAGCAAGCCATTAGAGATTTAGAAAAACAACGGGTAAATGGCTATATCTTGGATTTACGTGGTAATCCTGGAGGCTTGCTATTCTCTAGCGTAGAAATTGCCCGGATGTGGCTAGATAAAGGCACAATTGTTTCTACTATTGACCGTCAAGGCGAACAAGAACGAGAAGTAGCCAGGGGTCGGGCTTTGACGAATAAACCTTTGGTGGTCATAGTTGATAAAGGTTCAGCTAGTGCCAGTGAAATTCTCTCTGGTGCATTGCAGGACAATCAGCGTGCTGTTTTAGTTGGTACACAAACCTTTGGTAAAGGCTTGGTACAATCTGTACGTCCTCTAGAAGATGGCTCAGGTCTGGCAGTGACTATTGCCAAGTATCATACCCCCAGTGGTAAAGATATTAATAAACATGGCATTGACCCAGATGTGAAAGTTGAATTGACAGATGCCCAGCGTCAAGATTTGTGGTTACGTGAACGAGACAAACTTGGCACATTAGCAGATCCTCAATTTGCTAAGGCTTTGGAAGTATTGGGTAAAAAAATTGCTGGTAAAACTACACCAACAGCAGAAAAAACTCAAAATACTCAGTTATGA
- the ispG gene encoding (E)-4-hydroxy-3-methylbut-2-enyl-diphosphate synthase yields the protein MQTLPTLATSNNTTNQPIFDTTIKRRKTRPVKVGNVTIGGGYPVVVQSMINEDTLDIDGSVAGIRRLHEIGCEIVRVTVPSIAHAVALAEIKQKLIKTYQDVPIVADVHHNGMKIALEVAKHIEKVRINPGLYVFEKPNTQRTEYTESEFNEIGEKIRETLAPLVISLRDQGKAMRIGVNHGSLAERMLFTYGDTPEGMVESALEFIRICESLDFRNIVISMKASRVPVMVAAYRLMAKRMDDLGMDYPLHLGVTEAGDGEYGRIKSTAGIATLLTDGIGDTIRVSLTEAPEKEIPVCYSILQALGLRKTMVEYVACPSCGRTLFNLEEVLHKVREATKHLTGLDIAVMGCIVNGPGEMADADYGYVGKNPGYISLYRGREEIKKVTEDKGVEELINLIKADGRWVEP from the coding sequence ATGCAAACTCTGCCGACTCTCGCAACATCTAATAATACAACCAATCAACCCATCTTTGACACTACAATCAAGCGTCGTAAAACGCGCCCAGTCAAGGTAGGTAATGTCACAATTGGCGGCGGCTACCCTGTGGTAGTCCAGTCGATGATTAACGAAGATACCCTGGATATTGATGGTTCTGTAGCGGGTATTCGTCGTCTGCACGAAATTGGCTGTGAAATTGTCCGTGTTACCGTCCCCAGTATTGCTCACGCTGTAGCATTGGCAGAAATTAAACAAAAACTCATTAAAACTTACCAAGATGTCCCTATTGTTGCTGATGTGCATCACAATGGGATGAAAATCGCTTTGGAGGTAGCTAAACACATAGAGAAAGTGCGGATTAATCCAGGGTTGTATGTGTTTGAAAAACCCAACACTCAAAGGACTGAATATACTGAATCTGAATTTAATGAAATTGGTGAAAAAATCCGCGAGACTCTAGCACCTCTAGTAATTTCCCTCCGCGACCAAGGTAAAGCCATGCGAATCGGCGTAAATCACGGTTCATTGGCTGAAAGAATGCTTTTTACCTACGGTGACACTCCAGAAGGTATGGTGGAATCTGCCCTAGAGTTTATTCGTATTTGTGAATCGTTAGATTTCCGTAACATAGTCATTTCCATGAAAGCCTCACGAGTTCCCGTGATGGTAGCGGCCTATCGTTTAATGGCCAAGCGCATGGATGATTTGGGTATGGACTATCCCTTACATTTAGGTGTGACAGAAGCTGGTGATGGCGAATACGGACGAATTAAATCTACAGCCGGAATCGCTACCTTACTTACTGATGGGATTGGTGACACCATTCGCGTGTCTTTAACAGAAGCACCAGAAAAAGAAATTCCCGTTTGTTACAGTATTCTCCAAGCTTTGGGTTTGCGGAAAACAATGGTGGAGTATGTGGCTTGTCCTTCCTGTGGGCGCACCTTGTTTAATCTGGAAGAAGTTCTGCATAAAGTCCGGGAAGCAACTAAACACTTAACAGGCTTAGATATTGCTGTTATGGGTTGCATTGTCAACGGCCCTGGAGAAATGGCTGATGCTGACTATGGTTATGTCGGAAAAAACCCTGGCTACATTTCTTTGTATCGTGGCCGAGAAGAAATTAAAAAAGTCACAGAAGACAAAGGTGTAGAAGAATTGATTAATCTGATCAAAGCAGATGGTCGTTGGGTAGAGCCTTAA
- a CDS encoding sugar transferase, with product MTAQSSLLSGKRRLKPDASSSTHSALKRGQKTKTPRRKPQGLSFPTLNGEFAKRLFDILFSLSVLLLFSPVYLILALLISFSSEGPIFYVQERIGKNYKPFNCIKFRTMVSNADEVLVQMMETSPQLRQEFESSFKLKKDPRITTIGRFLRITSLDEFPQFWNVLKGDMSVVGPRPLVAEELPKYGIYIDQVLTIRPGITGLWQVSGRNDIPYPRRVQIDLHYVKARSFWLDLWIILKTVDVVVVPKDNGAY from the coding sequence ATGACTGCCCAGAGCTCACTCCTCTCCGGTAAGCGACGCTTAAAGCCAGATGCTAGCTCGTCTACGCATTCTGCACTCAAGCGAGGTCAAAAAACAAAGACACCTAGAAGAAAACCTCAAGGTTTGTCTTTTCCTACTTTAAACGGAGAGTTCGCCAAAAGACTGTTTGATATACTGTTTTCTTTGTCAGTTTTGTTGCTGTTTTCTCCGGTTTACTTAATTTTGGCCTTACTGATTTCTTTCAGTTCTGAAGGACCAATTTTTTATGTCCAAGAAAGAATAGGCAAGAACTACAAGCCCTTTAATTGTATTAAATTCCGCACAATGGTCAGCAATGCGGACGAAGTCCTCGTCCAAATGATGGAAACATCGCCTCAGTTGCGGCAAGAATTTGAAAGCAGTTTTAAGTTAAAAAAAGACCCCAGAATTACCACCATCGGCCGATTTTTGCGAATTACTAGTCTGGATGAATTTCCCCAATTCTGGAATGTTTTAAAGGGGGATATGAGTGTGGTGGGGCCACGTCCTTTAGTCGCAGAAGAACTACCAAAATACGGTATCTACATTGATCAAGTTTTAACAATCAGACCAGGCATTACCGGATTATGGCAAGTATCTGGACGTAATGATATCCCTTATCCACGCAGAGTTCAAATAGATTTACATTACGTCAAAGCTCGAAGTTTTTGGCTGGATTTATGGATCATACTGAAAACAGTTGATGTGGTTGTTGTCCCAAAAGATAACGGAGCTTACTAA
- a CDS encoding glycosyltransferase: MSLKYALVHEWLTPKATGGSELVVREILHHIDADLYALIDFESSNPESYLYQRQIGTTFLQHFPFAKNGIQKYLPFLPLAIEQLDLRQYDVILSSSHAVAKGILTTGDQLHICYCHTPMRYAWDLTFDYLHHSKLGSGVAGWVTRYLLHQLRQWDVLSANRVDYFIANSHHTARRIWRCYRREATVIYPPVNVETFPFLSQKEDFYLTVSRLVSYKQVSLIVQAFNQLQRPLVIIGTGSEMTQIRELANSNIQILGWQPDEVVKNYMSRAKAFVYAACEDFGIALVEAQACGTPVIAYGAGGALETVKDVRSYKDTGTGILFNRQTAEALVEAVEKFEIYQDDLNPEYMRSHAAQFSPEVFARRYLDFLHQHGKKGILESDNQNFL, translated from the coding sequence GTGTCCTTGAAATATGCTCTTGTTCATGAGTGGCTAACACCAAAAGCCACCGGTGGTTCGGAATTAGTCGTGCGGGAAATTCTCCATCACATTGATGCTGATTTATATGCTTTGATTGACTTTGAATCCAGCAATCCTGAAAGTTATTTGTATCAACGTCAAATTGGTACTACGTTTCTCCAGCATTTTCCCTTTGCTAAAAATGGGATTCAAAAATACCTGCCGTTTTTGCCCCTGGCAATTGAACAACTGGATTTACGCCAGTATGATGTCATTCTGTCTTCATCCCATGCTGTTGCCAAAGGCATTTTAACTACTGGTGATCAGTTACATATCTGCTACTGCCATACCCCTATGCGCTATGCTTGGGACTTAACATTTGATTATCTACACCACAGTAAGTTGGGTAGTGGTGTAGCTGGATGGGTAACTCGCTACTTGTTGCATCAGTTGCGCCAATGGGATGTATTGAGCGCAAATCGGGTTGACTATTTTATTGCTAACTCTCACCATACTGCTCGGCGTATTTGGCGGTGCTATCGACGAGAAGCCACAGTCATTTATCCGCCCGTAAATGTGGAGACGTTTCCATTTTTGTCTCAAAAAGAGGATTTTTATCTCACCGTTTCCCGGTTAGTGAGTTATAAACAAGTATCTCTAATTGTTCAAGCGTTCAATCAACTGCAACGACCATTGGTAATCATTGGGACAGGTTCGGAAATGACACAAATCCGCGAGCTAGCAAACTCAAATATCCAAATACTGGGGTGGCAACCTGATGAAGTGGTAAAAAACTATATGTCTAGGGCTAAGGCATTTGTATATGCTGCTTGTGAAGATTTTGGTATTGCCTTAGTAGAGGCTCAAGCTTGCGGTACTCCAGTGATTGCTTATGGTGCAGGAGGTGCTTTAGAAACGGTAAAAGATGTGCGTTCATATAAAGACACAGGAACGGGCATACTATTTAATAGACAAACAGCAGAGGCATTAGTGGAGGCAGTAGAAAAATTTGAAATTTATCAAGATGACCTTAACCCTGAGTATATGCGATCGCACGCTGCCCAGTTTTCACCGGAAGTTTTTGCTCGACGCTATCTAGATTTTTTACATCAGCATGGCAAAAAAGGCATTCTGGAGAGTGACAACCAGAATTTTTTGTAA
- a CDS encoding NAD-dependent epimerase/dehydratase family protein, translating into MRILIMGGTRFIGVYLTQLLVEQGHEVVLFNRGNRPLPSLQGVGQIIGDRTDPTQLKAKLLPENFDVIFDNNGRELTDTQPLAEIFAGRVQHFVYMSSAGVYLKSDQLPHVEGDKVDPKSRHRGKHETEAYLQQQGLPFTSIRPTYIYGPQNYNDLESWFFDRIVRDRPIPIPGTGVHITQLGHVKDLAMAMSQVIGNQQAIGQVYNISGDRFVTFDGLARACAQAAGKSPDDIKLVHYDPKKFDFGKRKAFPMRVQHFFASVNKAQTELNWQPQYDLISGLTDSFANDYLATGRDQAEIDFSTDDEVLQAI; encoded by the coding sequence ATGCGAATTTTGATCATGGGTGGTACTAGGTTCATTGGTGTGTACCTAACTCAACTTCTTGTAGAACAAGGGCATGAGGTAGTGCTATTTAATCGTGGTAATCGCCCCCTACCGAGTTTGCAGGGAGTAGGACAAATTATAGGCGATCGCACTGATCCTACACAGCTGAAGGCAAAATTATTACCAGAAAACTTTGATGTGATTTTTGATAATAATGGTCGAGAACTAACTGATACTCAACCACTGGCAGAGATTTTTGCCGGTCGGGTGCAGCATTTTGTCTATATGAGTTCGGCGGGGGTATATCTCAAATCTGACCAATTACCCCATGTAGAAGGAGATAAAGTAGACCCGAAAAGCCGCCATCGGGGTAAGCATGAAACAGAAGCCTACTTGCAACAACAAGGATTACCCTTTACTTCGATTCGCCCTACTTATATTTACGGGCCTCAGAACTATAACGATTTAGAAAGTTGGTTCTTTGATCGGATTGTACGCGATCGCCCAATTCCTATTCCTGGTACTGGAGTCCATATCACTCAACTAGGTCATGTCAAGGATTTGGCGATGGCCATGTCTCAAGTGATTGGTAATCAACAGGCGATTGGGCAAGTGTATAATATTTCAGGCGATCGCTTTGTCACCTTTGATGGTTTAGCCCGTGCTTGCGCCCAAGCTGCCGGTAAATCACCCGATGACATCAAACTTGTGCATTACGACCCGAAAAAATTTGATTTTGGTAAACGGAAAGCTTTCCCTATGCGGGTACAGCATTTCTTTGCTTCAGTAAATAAAGCTCAAACGGAACTAAATTGGCAACCCCAATATGATTTGATTTCTGGGCTAACTGACTCTTTTGCAAATGATTATCTAGCCACTGGACGAGATCAAGCTGAAATAGACTTTTCCACCGATGATGAAGTTTTACAAGCTATTTAA
- a CDS encoding peroxiredoxin: MFSRRTFLKILLVSFFTVINALNFAPVAHALGGKLPAINQPAPDFTLPTNTGDGELSLADLRGKWVVLYFYPKDFTAGCTIEARRFQEDLPKYLKKNVEVVGISADDIDSHAEFCDSEGLKFPLLADTTGTVSKAYGSWLGFLSMRHSFIIDPQGLLRETFVKVNPSVHSAEVLARLEQLQSQAS; this comes from the coding sequence ATGTTTTCCCGGCGAACTTTTTTGAAGATATTGTTGGTCAGTTTTTTCACGGTTATCAATGCGTTAAATTTTGCCCCAGTTGCTCATGCACTTGGAGGTAAACTTCCAGCGATTAATCAGCCTGCACCAGATTTTACTCTGCCCACAAATACAGGTGATGGTGAACTTTCCCTGGCTGATTTGCGTGGTAAGTGGGTAGTCCTTTACTTTTATCCCAAAGACTTCACGGCTGGTTGCACCATTGAAGCACGTCGTTTTCAGGAAGATTTACCAAAATATCTGAAGAAAAATGTTGAAGTTGTTGGTATCAGTGCTGATGATATCGATTCCCATGCTGAGTTTTGTGATTCTGAGGGGCTAAAATTTCCCCTTTTGGCTGATACTACTGGTACTGTCAGTAAAGCTTACGGCTCTTGGCTCGGTTTTTTATCTATGCGTCATAGTTTTATCATTGACCCTCAAGGCTTGCTGCGGGAAACTTTTGTGAAAGTTAACCCATCTGTCCACAGTGCAGAAGTTTTGGCAAGACTTGAACAGTTGCAATCTCAAGCTTCTTGA